In a genomic window of Nostoc sp. UHCC 0870:
- a CDS encoding hydantoinase/oxoprolinase family protein, with protein MLKVFADRGGTFTDIVAVTDNQKIIDRLSRLQERFLIVPLPNQEWVIVYKLLSENPEQYQDAVIQGIQNIIGLKNNEPIPSAAIEVVKMGTTVATNALLERQGDRVVLLITKGFKDALRIGYQNRPDIFARQIILPTMLYEQVIEVDERYDANGNELTPVNIAQVKQDLQAVYHTGVRSCAIVFMHSDRYPKHEQQVAEIAQKIGFTQISVSHQVSPLMKLVSRGDTTVVDAYLTPILRRYVDQVASQLPNVRLMFMKSDGGLTDATQFQGKDSILSGPAGGIVGAVQTSKRAGFNLVITFDMGGTSTDVAHFKGEYERQLDSEIAGARMRVPVLSINTIAAGGGSILFFDGSSYRVGPESAGSNPGPACYRRGGSLAVTDANVMLGKIHPQYFPAVFGSDGNLPLDKDIVLEKFNQLALDIATVTGNYRTPEQVAAGFMAIAVENMANAIKKISLQRGYDITEYVLCCFGGAGAQVACLIADTLGMKQIFLHPYAGVLSAYGMGLADVRATRVGGVEKHLNQALIPQLIQLMESLKTQARSELSQDESSIEEEIIQTLNLKYEGTDSTLSVNFDVDVTVMQIAFADKHKSRYGFVQSKKALIVESISVEVIQKMDTPEETLIARTKPLDKFPQSVEIVKMFTAEKWHDTPVYRREDLQPGDCINGAAIIVEKISTIVVEPNWQARLTECNHLILARCVNHE; from the coding sequence ATGCTAAAAGTATTTGCAGATAGAGGTGGCACATTTACAGATATTGTTGCTGTAACAGATAATCAGAAAATTATAGACAGACTCTCAAGACTTCAGGAACGATTTTTAATTGTGCCTTTGCCTAATCAAGAATGGGTAATAGTCTATAAATTACTCTCCGAAAATCCTGAACAATACCAAGATGCAGTTATTCAAGGAATTCAGAATATTATTGGTCTGAAAAACAATGAACCTATTCCCAGTGCAGCGATAGAAGTAGTTAAAATGGGGACAACAGTAGCCACTAATGCACTGTTGGAAAGACAAGGAGATAGAGTAGTTCTACTAATTACCAAAGGGTTTAAAGATGCCCTCAGAATTGGCTACCAAAACCGTCCTGATATCTTTGCTCGTCAAATTATTTTACCGACGATGCTTTATGAACAGGTAATTGAAGTAGATGAACGCTATGATGCTAATGGTAATGAATTAACACCTGTAAATATTGCACAGGTAAAACAAGATTTACAAGCAGTTTATCATACAGGGGTTCGTAGTTGTGCAATTGTCTTTATGCACAGCGATCGCTACCCCAAACACGAGCAACAAGTAGCAGAAATTGCTCAAAAAATAGGCTTCACACAAATCTCTGTATCTCATCAAGTTAGTCCCTTGATGAAATTGGTAAGTCGCGGTGATACAACTGTTGTAGATGCTTACTTAACGCCAATTTTACGGCGATATGTTGACCAAGTAGCTAGTCAGTTACCTAACGTCAGGTTAATGTTTATGAAATCTGATGGCGGGTTAACTGATGCTACACAATTTCAAGGTAAAGATAGCATTTTAAGCGGCCCGGCTGGCGGTATTGTTGGTGCAGTCCAAACTAGCAAAAGAGCAGGTTTTAATTTAGTAATTACCTTCGATATGGGGGGAACAAGTACAGATGTTGCCCATTTTAAAGGTGAGTATGAACGCCAATTAGATTCCGAAATTGCTGGGGCGCGGATGCGAGTTCCTGTATTATCAATTAATACGATCGCAGCTGGCGGCGGTTCAATTCTCTTTTTTGATGGTTCTAGTTATCGTGTCGGGCCAGAATCGGCTGGTTCAAATCCTGGACCCGCTTGTTATCGGCGTGGTGGGTCTTTAGCGGTGACAGATGCTAATGTGATGTTAGGTAAAATTCATCCCCAATATTTCCCTGCTGTTTTTGGCAGTGATGGTAATTTACCTTTAGATAAAGATATTGTCTTGGAGAAATTTAACCAATTAGCCCTAGATATTGCCACCGTTACAGGTAATTATCGTACACCAGAACAAGTAGCAGCAGGATTTATGGCGATCGCTGTCGAAAATATGGCTAATGCTATTAAAAAAATTAGCCTACAACGTGGTTATGATATCACGGAATATGTTCTTTGTTGTTTTGGTGGTGCAGGCGCACAAGTTGCTTGTTTAATTGCTGATACTTTAGGGATGAAACAGATATTTCTGCATCCTTATGCTGGTGTTCTTTCAGCTTATGGTATGGGATTAGCTGATGTTAGAGCTACTAGAGTTGGGGGAGTAGAAAAGCATTTAAATCAAGCATTAATTCCTCAATTAATACAATTAATGGAGTCTTTAAAAACCCAAGCCAGAAGTGAACTCAGCCAAGATGAAAGCAGCATTGAAGAAGAAATAATTCAAACCCTGAATTTAAAATATGAGGGGACTGATTCTACCTTAAGTGTTAATTTTGATGTAGATGTAACCGTGATGCAAATAGCATTTGCAGATAAACATAAGTCTCGCTATGGTTTCGTGCAGTCAAAAAAAGCCTTAATTGTTGAATCTATTTCAGTAGAAGTAATTCAGAAAATGGATACTCCTGAAGAAACTTTAATTGCTCGTACTAAACCTTTAGATAAATTTCCCCAATCGGTGGAAATAGTCAAGATGTTTACTGCTGAAAAATGGCATGATACGCCAGTTTATCGTCGGGAAGATTTACAACCAGGAGATTGTATTAATGGTGCTGCTATCATTGTCGAAAAAATTAGCACCATTGTAGTTGAACCGAATTGGCAAGCCAGATTAACTGAGTGTAATCATTTGATTTTAGCCCGATGTGTCAACCATGAATAA
- a CDS encoding PAS domain-containing protein, with protein sequence MNIELFIQRAEALHKQLADLYQTASVLPWIPPDLLPQAFKELYSNSKMVQLAAEELYQQNEELLQTRTQLEAERLHYYNLFEFAPDAYFVTNSEGVIQEANLAAAKLLNTTKQTLFGQSMINFIRIEERESFRSEITQLFQSDRGKELVLRLQPDDGEPFDAALTVAVVRNQHGKPTSLRWLLRQINQHHLNDLGLINREEYLSQDRPIYTYTKGEDIPLNPLVIFYICQGLVKLNTFCETGEEILVGLATPQMVFGSSMTSLPIYQATALSDVKLVSIHLTEVALNPILSNILSPKINQRLKQTESLLVIFGKRRVEDRLYHLLQFLKQEIGEPVAEGTRLNLRFTHEEIASACCTTRVTITRLIGKLQQQGVISFDSKKHMIVREC encoded by the coding sequence GTGAATATAGAATTATTTATCCAACGAGCCGAAGCACTACACAAGCAGCTAGCAGATTTATACCAAACTGCCAGCGTTTTGCCGTGGATTCCACCAGATTTACTACCGCAAGCTTTTAAGGAACTCTATAGTAACTCGAAAATGGTACAGTTAGCGGCGGAAGAACTTTATCAACAAAACGAGGAACTTTTACAAACAAGAACTCAATTAGAAGCTGAACGCTTACATTATTACAATTTATTTGAATTTGCACCAGATGCTTATTTTGTTACTAATTCAGAAGGCGTTATTCAAGAAGCTAACCTAGCCGCCGCTAAGTTGCTGAATACTACCAAGCAGACTTTATTCGGTCAATCGATGATTAACTTCATCCGCATCGAAGAGCGAGAAAGTTTTCGCAGCGAAATAACTCAGCTATTTCAATCTGATAGAGGTAAAGAGTTAGTATTACGTTTACAGCCAGATGATGGTGAACCTTTTGATGCGGCTTTGACAGTAGCAGTAGTTCGCAATCAACATGGTAAACCAACATCTTTGCGCTGGTTATTGCGTCAGATTAATCAACATCATTTAAATGATTTAGGATTAATCAATCGTGAAGAATACCTCAGTCAAGATCGCCCCATATATACCTATACTAAAGGTGAAGATATTCCCTTGAATCCTTTAGTAATTTTCTATATTTGCCAAGGTTTAGTGAAATTAAATACTTTCTGTGAAACAGGTGAAGAAATTTTAGTAGGTTTAGCAACACCACAAATGGTATTTGGCTCTAGTATGACATCTTTACCTATTTATCAAGCTACAGCCTTGTCAGATGTCAAATTAGTATCTATTCATTTAACTGAAGTAGCTTTGAATCCGATATTAAGTAATATTCTGTCACCAAAAATCAATCAACGGTTAAAGCAAACTGAATCCTTGTTAGTTATTTTTGGCAAGCGACGAGTAGAAGATAGATTATATCATCTCTTACAGTTTTTGAAACAAGAAATTGGCGAACCAGTAGCAGAAGGAACTCGTTTAAATCTTCGCTTCACTCACGAAGAAATTGCTAGCGCGTGTTGTACTACTAGAGTCACAATTACAAGATTGATAGGCAAATTGCAACAACAAGGAGTAATTAGTTTTGACTCGAAAAAACATATGATAGTTAGAGAGTGCTGA
- a CDS encoding beta-lactamase hydrolase domain-containing protein has protein sequence MDIVRKINNELSVAGQITPEQFPQILADGYKSILNLRSPDEKGWLDDERDKLEFLELRYLNLPLKVEEINHQTTRHVLNTINELPKPALIHCDNSIRSAVIALLYIATKQGITFEKAIELTANLGLI, from the coding sequence ATGGATATCGTCAGAAAAATTAACAATGAATTATCTGTCGCAGGGCAAATTACCCCAGAGCAATTTCCCCAAATTCTTGCTGATGGCTATAAGTCTATACTTAACCTGCGATCGCCTGATGAAAAAGGCTGGTTAGATGATGAACGAGATAAACTGGAATTTCTAGAATTGCGTTATCTTAATTTACCTCTTAAAGTTGAAGAAATTAACCATCAAACTACACGCCATGTCTTAAATACCATCAATGAATTACCAAAACCTGCTCTGATTCATTGTGATAACTCAATCCGTTCAGCCGTAATAGCATTATTGTATATTGCGACTAAACAAGGTATCACTTTTGAGAAAGCAATTGAATTAACAGCTAATTTAGGATTAATATAA